In the Mus pahari chromosome 19, PAHARI_EIJ_v1.1, whole genome shotgun sequence genome, one interval contains:
- the Il12rb1 gene encoding interleukin-12 receptor subunit beta-1: MDTMGLPGTSKHITFLLLCQLGASGPGDSCCAEKTLFPEGASGSPLGPRNLSCYRVSRTDYECSWQYDGPEDDVSHVLWCCFVPPNHTHAGFSPECCRRFPSGSARTVQFWEQDGIPVLARVNFWVESRLGNRTVKSQEISQYLYNWTKTTPPLGHIRVSRSHGQLRMDWNVSEEAGTEVQFRRRMPTTNWTLGDCGPQVNSGSGVLGDIRGSRSESCLCPSEDMAQEIQIRRRRQLSSRAPGGPWSDWSVPVCVPPEVLPQAKIKFLVEPLNQGGRRRLTMQGQLPQLAVPEGCRDRPGAKVKKHLVLVRMLSCRCQAQTSKTVPLGKKLNLSGAAYDLDVLVETRFGRSTIQKWPLPAQELAETRTLNVSVGGNMTTMQWAAQAPGTTYCLEWQPWGQHRNHTHCTLIAPEEEDPAKMVTHSWSSEPTLEQEECYRITVFASKNPKNPVLWATVLSSYYFGGNASRAGTPRHVSVRNQTGDSVSVEWTASQLSTCPGVLMQYVVRCEAEDGAWESEWLVPPTKTQVTLDGLRSRVVYKVQVRADTARLTGVWSHPQRFSFEVQISRLSIILASLGSFASVLLMGSLGYIGLNRAAWHLCPPLPTPCGSTAVEFPGSQGKQAWQWCNPEDFPEVLNPRDALVVEMPGDGGDGTESPQADPERALDTRRPLETQRQVQGLSESRRLGLVREDWPRGDLAHVTLPLLLGGVTQGASVLDDLWRTPKTAEPGPPTLGQEA; this comes from the exons ATGGACACGATGGGGCTGCCAGGGACCAGCAAGCACATCACCTTCCTCCTGCTTTGCCAGCTAGGCG CCTCCGGCCCAGGTGACAGCTGCTGCGCTGAGAAGACATTGTTCCCAGAGGGAGCCTCAG GCTCGCCCTTAGGACCCAGGAACTTGAGTTGCTACAGGGTTTCCAGGACAGACTATGAGTGCTCCTGGCAGTATGATGGTCCTGAGGATGATGTGTCTCATGTCCTGTGGTGCTG cTTTGTCCCTCCGAACCACACCCACGCCGGCTTCAGCCCGGAGTGCTGCCGCCGCTTCCCCTCAGGCTCGGCCCGCACTGTGCAGTTCTGGGAACAGGACGGTATCCCTGTGCTGGCCAGGGTCAACTTCTGGGTGGAGTCTCGGCTTGGGAACCGAACCGTGAAGTCCCAGGAGATATCCCAGTACCTGTACAACTGGA CCAAGACCACCCCTCCCCTGGGACACATCAGAGTGTCACGATCACACGGGCAGTTGCGTATGGACTGGAATGTGTCTGAAGAAGCTGGTACTGAGGTACAGTTCAGGCGCCGGATGCCCACAACGAATTGGACCTTG GGTGACTGCGGACCTCAGGTTAACTCTGGCTCAGGTGTGCTTGGGGACATTCGTGGAAGCAGGTCTG agtcctgcctctgcccttctgaGGACATGGCCCAGGAGATCCAGATACggaggaggaggcagctctcCTCCAGAGCCCCTGGAGGTCCCTGGAGTGATTGGAGCGTGCCCGTGTGTGTTCCACCTG AAGTCCTTCCCCAGGCCAAGATTAAGTTCTTGGTGGAGCCCCTGAACCAAGGTGGAAGGAGGCGTCTGACCATGCAGGGACAG TTGCCACAGCTGGCTGTCCCGGAAGGCTGCCGAGACAGGCCTGGTGCGAAGGTGAAGAAGCACTTGGTGCTGGTGCGCATGCTGTCCTGCAGGTGCCAGGCTCAGACCTCGAAGACCGTGCCCCTGGGCAAGAAACTGAACCTCTCCGGGGCCGCCTATGACCTGGATGTGCTCGTCGAAACTCGTTTCGGTCGCAGCACCATCCAGAAGTGGCCCCTTCCTGCCCAAGAGCTCGCAG AGACAAGAACCCTGAATGTGAGCGTGGGAGGCAACATGACAACTATGCAGTGGGCAGCCCAGGCTCCCGGCACCACCTACTGCCTTGAGTGGCAGCCATGGGGCCAGCACAGGAACCACACGCACTGTACCCTGATTGCACCAGAAGAAGAGGACCCTGCCAAGATGG TGACACACAGCTGGAGCTCCGAGCCTACCCTGGAGCAGGAGGAATGTTACCGCATCACTGTGTTCGCCTCCAAGAACCCCAAGAATCCCGTGCTGTGGGCCACAGTCCTGTCCAGTTACTACTTTGGCGGTAACG CCTCGAGAGCCGGTACTCCACGCCACGTGTCTGTGAGGAACCAAACCGGGGACTCGGTGTCCGTGGAGTGGACGGCATCACAGCTGAGCACCTGCCCGGGGGTCCTGATGCAATACGTCGTGCGCTGCGAGGCTGAAGACGGCGCGTGGGAGTCAG AGTGGCTCGTGCCACCCACGAAAACCCAAGTGACACTTGACGGGCTGCGCAGCCGCGTGGTGTACAAGGTTCAGGTGCGAGCTGACACTGCAAGGCTCACGGGTGTCTGGAGCCATCCCCAGCGCTTTAGCTTTG AGGTGCAGATTTCCCGTTTATCCATCATTCTCGCGTCTCTGGGAAGCTTCGCCAGCGTCCTCCTCATGGGCAGCCTCGGATACATTGGCTTAAACAG GGCCGCCTGGCACTTGTGCCCACCCCTGCCTACACCCTGTGGCAGCACTGCCGTGGAGTTCCCTGGCAGCCAGGGCAAGCAG GCTTGGCAGTGGTGCAACCCTGAGGACTTCCCGGAGGTGTTGAACCCGCGAGACGCGCTGGTGGTGGAGATGCCCGGAGACGGAGGCGACGGGACAGAGTCGCCCCAGGCCGACCCTGAGCGCGCCCTGGACACAAGGCGGCCCTTGGAGACTCAGAGGCAGGTGCAGGGACTGTCAGAGTCCAGGCGCCTGGGCCTGGTTAGGGAGGACTGGCCCCGTGGTGACCTGGCCCACGTGACACTCCCGCTGCTCCTGGGAGGTGTGACCCAGGGAGCCTCTGTACTTGACGATCTTTGGAGGACCCCTAAGACTGCGGAGCCGGGACCGCCCACTTTGGGGCAAGAGGCCTGA
- the Arrdc2 gene encoding arrestin domain-containing protein 2 — protein sequence MLFDKVKAFVVELDGARTGTEPVFHGGQAVAGRVLLELAGAARVGALRLRARGRARAHWTESRSAGSSTAYTQSYSERVEVVNHRATLLAPDSGDIATLPAGRHEFPFSFQLPISLVTSFEGKHGSVRYSIKATLHRPWVPARCARKVFTVIEPVDINTPALLEPQAGAREKVARSWYCTRGLVSLSAKIDRKGYTPGEVIPIFAEIDNGSTRAVQPCAALVQTQTFMARGARKQKRAVVASVDGEPVGPGRRALWPGRALRIPPVGPSILHCRVLSVDYSLKVFVDIPGSSKLLLELPLVIGTVPLHPLGSRSASVGSRASFLQDWGLCTLMDRPEAPPEYSEVVRESPLVFASQGPSSLLQDLGVTTEGPYFACLQEFRFRPPPLYSEEDPNPPSEAVRPRCMTC from the exons ATGCTGTTCGATAAGGTGAAGGCGTTCGTAGTAGAGCTAGACGGGGCGCGCACGGGCACCGAGCCCGTGTTCCACGGAGGCCAGGCCGTGGCAGGCCGGGTACTGTTGGAGCTTGCGGGCGCGGCACGCGTGGGCGCGCTCAGGCTGCGCGCTCGGGgccgcgcgcgcgcgcactgGACGGAGTCGCGCAGCGCGGGCTCCAGCACTGCTTATACTCAGAGTTACAGCGAGCGCGTGGAAGTCGTGAACCACCGCGCCACGCTGCTCGCGCCAG ACTCGGGGGACATCGCCACGCTTCCCGCTGGACGCCACGAGTTTCCCTTCAGCTTCCAGCTGCCTAT CTCCCTGGTGACATCCTTCGAGGGCAAACACGGCAGCGTCCGCTATTCCATCAAAGCCACCCTGCACCGGCCATGGGTCCCTGCGCGCTGCGCCCGGAAGGTGTTCACTGTCATTGAACCCGTGGACATAAACACACCTGCCCTGCTG GAACCCCAGGCTGGAGCCCGGGAGAAGGTGGCCCGATCCTGGTACTGCACGCGCGGCCTCGTGTCCCTCTCAGCCAAGATTGACCGCAAAGGCTACACGCCAG GCGAGGTCATTCCGATCTTTGCGGAGATCGACAATGGTTCTACGCGAGCTGTGCAGCCCTGTGCCGCCCTAGTACAGACACAGACCTTCATGGCCCGAGGTGCCCGCAAGCAGAAGCGTGCAGTGGTGGCCAGTGTGGATGGGGAGCCTGTGGGCCCCGGTCGCCGTGCGCTGTGGCCCGGTCGTGCGCTGCGTATCCCCCCAGTGGGCCCGTCCATCTTGCACTGCCGCGTGCTCAGTGTGGACTACTCACTCAAG GTCTTCGTGGACATCCCAGGCTCTTCCAAGCTGCTGCTGGAGCTGCCGCTGGTCATAGGCACCGTCCCCCTGCATCCTCTGGGCAGCCGCTCGGCTAGTGTGGGCAGCCGTGCCAGCTTCCTGCAAGACTGGGGCCTGTGCACCCTGATGGATCGGCCAGAGG CCCCACCTGAGTACTCGGAGGTGGTGAGGGAGAGCCCGCTGGTATTTGCGTCACAGgggccctcctccctcctgcaaGACCTAGGTGTGACCACAGAAGGGCCCTACTTTGCCTGTCTCCAGGAGTTCCGCTTCCGCCCACCTCCTCTGTACTCTGAG GAGGACCCTAACCCACCCTCAGAGGCTGTGAGGCCACGCTGCATGACCTGCTGA